From a region of the Nonlabens dokdonensis DSW-6 genome:
- the hppD gene encoding 4-hydroxyphenylpyruvate dioxygenase, producing the protein MAAEIKNLKDLQNTEYSLKKLFKEAEDFLPLLGTDYVELYVGNAKQSAHFYKTAFGFQSEAYAGLETGLKDRVSYVLKQGKIRLVLTTPLQKGGELNEHINIHGDGVKVVALWVEDARKAFEETTKRGAKPYMEPTVTSDEHGEVVQSGIYTYGETVHMFVERKNYDGIFLPGFKKWESHYNPEPVGLKFIDHMVGNVGWDEMNTWCKFYGEVMGFAQIISFADDDISTEYTALMSKVMSNGNGRVKFPINEPAEGKKKSQIEEYLDFYNGPGVQHIAVATDDIVATVSAMRDRGVEFLYVPEEYYDDLLERVGEIDEDVEVLKKHGILIDRDEEGYLLQLFTKTVVDRPTMFIEVIQRKGAQSFGVGNFKALFEAIEREQALRGTL; encoded by the coding sequence ATGGCAGCTGAAATAAAAAACCTCAAAGATTTACAGAACACAGAATATTCACTTAAAAAACTTTTTAAAGAAGCCGAAGACTTTCTTCCTCTTCTTGGAACTGACTATGTAGAGCTTTACGTAGGTAACGCAAAGCAAAGCGCACATTTCTACAAAACTGCTTTTGGTTTTCAATCAGAAGCCTATGCTGGTTTAGAAACAGGACTTAAAGACCGAGTTTCATACGTCTTGAAACAAGGCAAAATAAGATTAGTGCTTACCACACCACTTCAAAAAGGTGGCGAACTTAACGAACATATTAATATACATGGCGATGGTGTAAAAGTGGTGGCATTATGGGTAGAAGATGCAAGAAAAGCCTTTGAGGAAACAACCAAAAGAGGAGCAAAACCGTATATGGAACCTACCGTAACATCAGATGAACATGGTGAAGTTGTACAATCTGGTATTTACACCTATGGAGAAACAGTTCACATGTTTGTGGAACGCAAGAATTACGATGGCATCTTCTTGCCTGGATTTAAAAAATGGGAATCTCATTACAATCCAGAACCTGTTGGACTTAAATTCATAGACCATATGGTAGGTAATGTAGGCTGGGATGAAATGAATACCTGGTGTAAATTTTATGGCGAGGTCATGGGATTTGCACAAATCATCTCCTTTGCAGATGATGATATTTCCACTGAATACACAGCTCTTATGAGTAAAGTAATGAGCAATGGAAATGGAAGAGTTAAGTTTCCTATAAATGAACCTGCAGAAGGAAAGAAAAAATCTCAAATCGAAGAGTATTTAGATTTTTACAACGGTCCAGGAGTACAACATATAGCAGTTGCCACAGATGATATCGTTGCAACCGTAAGTGCCATGCGAGACCGAGGTGTTGAGTTTCTTTATGTTCCAGAAGAATACTATGACGACTTACTGGAACGAGTAGGTGAAATAGATGAAGACGTAGAAGTACTTAAGAAACACGGTATTTTAATCGATAGAGATGAAGAAGGTTACTTGCTGCAACTGTTTACAAAAACAGTAGTAGATCGACCTACGATGTTTATAGAAGTGATACAACGTAAAGGAGCACAATCCTTTGGAGTTGGTAATTTTAAAGCTCTATTTGAAGCTATAGAAAGAGAACAAGCCTTAAGAGGTACTTTATAA
- the uvrC gene encoding excinuclease ABC subunit UvrC encodes MELPPLEVQIKTLPLSPGVYLYFDKKDRLLYVGKAKKLKKRVSSYFNKNHDSYRIKTMVKNIHRIEHIVVETETDALLLENSLIKSRNPRYNIMLRDDKTYPWLVIKKERFPRVFLTRKMIKDGSEYYGPYTSVRTVRTLLELVKTLYPIRTCNYDLQQDKINEGKFKLCLEYHIGNCKGPCTGLQNEVQYNRSIEAIRGIVKGDFKEAVSYFTELMQEHAANMEFEEAQLLKEKLEILTRYQAKSTVVNPNISNVDVFTIVSDEAAGYVNYLQINHGAITRSHTMELKKQLDETDKELLELAIIEIRNRFDSQSREIYTQFEVELGESLKVTIPKLGDKKRVVDLSERNAKFFRQEQFKTIKIVDPDRHTNRLMVQMKADLRLDEEPRHMECFDNSNIQGTNPVAACVVFKNGKPSKKDYRNFNIKTVEGPDDFASMEEVVYRRYRRLLEEDQPLPQLVIVDGGKGQLSSGVTALERLGLRGKVPIIGIAKRLEELFYPNDPVPLYLDKRSETLKVIQQMRNEAHRFGITHHRNKRSKQAIETELDEIPGIGEKTVVELLKHFRSVKRVKNASKKELTEIVGTSRAQKIIDFYIDEEE; translated from the coding sequence ATGGAATTACCACCTCTTGAGGTACAAATTAAAACCTTACCACTATCGCCTGGAGTCTACTTGTATTTTGACAAAAAGGACAGACTTCTCTATGTAGGAAAAGCTAAAAAGCTTAAAAAACGCGTCTCCTCGTATTTCAATAAGAATCACGATAGTTACCGTATCAAAACGATGGTAAAAAACATCCATCGTATTGAACATATAGTGGTAGAAACAGAGACTGATGCTTTACTACTAGAAAATAGTTTAATAAAAAGTCGCAATCCTCGATATAACATCATGCTACGTGATGACAAAACCTATCCGTGGTTAGTTATTAAAAAAGAACGTTTTCCTAGAGTGTTTCTCACGCGTAAAATGATTAAAGATGGAAGTGAATACTACGGTCCTTATACTAGTGTAAGAACGGTGCGAACTTTACTTGAACTTGTGAAAACCTTATATCCTATACGAACTTGTAATTATGACTTACAACAAGACAAGATTAATGAAGGTAAATTCAAATTATGCCTAGAATACCACATAGGAAATTGTAAAGGACCATGTACAGGTTTACAAAATGAGGTGCAATACAATAGAAGTATCGAGGCCATAAGAGGAATTGTAAAGGGAGACTTTAAAGAGGCTGTTTCTTATTTTACAGAGTTGATGCAAGAGCATGCGGCAAATATGGAATTTGAAGAAGCACAACTGCTCAAGGAAAAATTAGAAATTCTCACTAGATATCAGGCAAAATCTACTGTGGTTAATCCTAATATTTCAAATGTTGATGTATTTACTATAGTAAGCGATGAAGCTGCAGGATATGTGAATTACTTGCAAATCAATCATGGAGCAATCACTCGTTCTCATACCATGGAGCTTAAAAAACAGCTGGATGAGACCGACAAAGAGCTTCTAGAATTAGCCATCATAGAAATAAGAAATAGATTTGATTCTCAATCTAGAGAAATTTATACTCAATTTGAAGTAGAACTAGGTGAATCCCTTAAAGTTACTATTCCAAAACTAGGCGATAAAAAGCGAGTTGTAGACCTGTCAGAACGTAATGCAAAGTTCTTTAGGCAAGAGCAATTTAAAACCATAAAAATCGTTGATCCAGACCGACATACAAATCGTCTTATGGTTCAAATGAAAGCAGATTTGAGGCTAGATGAAGAGCCACGTCATATGGAATGTTTTGACAACTCAAATATTCAAGGTACTAATCCTGTTGCTGCCTGTGTGGTATTTAAAAACGGTAAGCCCAGTAAAAAAGACTATAGAAACTTTAATATTAAAACCGTTGAAGGTCCAGACGACTTTGCCAGTATGGAAGAAGTCGTTTATCGACGTTATAGAAGATTACTAGAAGAAGATCAACCACTACCTCAACTTGTTATCGTAGATGGAGGAAAAGGACAGCTTTCTAGCGGTGTGACTGCATTAGAGCGATTAGGCTTGCGAGGCAAAGTACCGATTATAGGAATTGCAAAACGTCTGGAAGAGTTGTTTTATCCTAACGATCCTGTACCTTTATATCTAGATAAGAGATCAGAAACCTTAAAAGTTATACAGCAAATGCGTAATGAAGCGCACCGCTTCGGTATCACACACCATAGAAATAAAAGAAGTAAACAAGCCATAGAAACAGAGCTTGACGAGATACCTGGAATAGGAGAAAAAACAGTTGTAGAACTTTTGAAACACTTTAGAAGCGTAAAACGCGTTAAAAATGCAAGCAAAAAAGAATTAACTGAAATCGTGGGTACTTCAAGAGCTCAAAAAATAATAGACTTTTATATAGATGAGGAAGAGTAA
- a CDS encoding homogentisate 1,2-dioxygenase gives MPFYHKLGKIPPKRHTQFRKPDGSLYSEQLFGTIGFDGMSTNSYHVHRPTMVKEIRNQYSVKPEIALKNHIKSYRLRGFQIAPEKDYIESRKTVLINSDCAIILAAPQESTKDYFYKNSDADELLFIHKGTGTLRTHLGNLEFKYGDYLLIPRGVIYKIDFDTEDNRMFIVESRRPIYTPKRYRNWFGQLLEHSPFCERDLRRPETLETHDEKGEFIIKIKKQDDIFEMVYASHPFDVVGYDGYNFPYAFSIHDFEPITGRIHQPPPVHQTFETDAFVVCSFVPRLYDYHPDSIPAPYNHSNIDSDEVLYYVDGDFMSRNDIDAGHISLHPAGIPHGPHPGTVEKSIGKEKTEELAVMVDTFKPLMVTKEGLEIADDSYHKSWL, from the coding sequence ATGCCTTTTTACCACAAATTAGGAAAGATACCTCCTAAAAGACACACACAATTTAGAAAACCAGATGGTTCGTTGTATTCAGAACAACTCTTTGGCACGATAGGATTTGACGGAATGTCAACTAACTCCTATCATGTTCACCGACCTACGATGGTAAAGGAAATAAGGAATCAGTATAGTGTAAAACCAGAGATAGCCTTAAAAAATCATATCAAATCTTACAGATTGCGAGGTTTTCAAATTGCTCCTGAAAAGGATTATATAGAAAGCCGTAAAACTGTCCTAATCAACAGTGATTGCGCCATTATTCTTGCTGCACCACAAGAGTCAACTAAAGATTACTTCTATAAAAATAGTGATGCAGACGAGCTTTTATTTATACATAAAGGAACTGGAACATTAAGAACACATCTTGGAAACTTAGAATTTAAATATGGTGATTACTTATTAATTCCCAGAGGAGTCATTTATAAAATAGATTTTGATACAGAAGATAATAGAATGTTTATTGTAGAAAGTAGACGACCTATTTATACTCCTAAGCGATACAGAAACTGGTTCGGACAGCTGTTAGAGCATTCTCCATTTTGTGAACGTGATTTGCGACGGCCAGAAACACTAGAAACTCACGATGAAAAAGGTGAGTTTATAATCAAAATTAAAAAGCAGGACGATATTTTTGAAATGGTGTATGCTTCACATCCATTTGATGTAGTAGGTTATGATGGATACAATTTCCCTTATGCTTTTTCTATTCATGATTTTGAACCTATAACAGGACGCATCCATCAACCGCCGCCAGTGCACCAAACATTTGAGACCGATGCCTTTGTAGTTTGCAGTTTTGTACCTAGGCTGTATGATTACCATCCTGATAGTATCCCAGCACCTTATAATCATAGCAACATTGATAGTGATGAGGTGTTGTACTATGTAGATGGAGATTTTATGAGCCGCAATGATATAGATGCAGGACACATAAGCTTACATCCGGCCGGCATACCACATGGACCACATCCTGGAACCGTAGAAAAAAGTATCGGTAAGGAAAAAACAGAAGAACTAGCTGTTATGGTAGATACTTTTAAACCGCTTATGGTAACTAAAGAAGGATTAGAAATTGCCGATGATAGTTATCACAAAAGCTGGTTATAA
- a CDS encoding DUF2237 family protein: MSQTTEKPKALNVLGTTLESCCIDPMTGYWRDGYCRTANEDQGTHVVCAIMTQEFLDFTKSKGNDLTRPIPAYQFPGLKPGDKWCLCILRWLEAEKVGKAPKVSLKSTDDKALEYTTIELLQKYVVDE; encoded by the coding sequence ATGTCACAAACCACAGAAAAACCCAAAGCACTAAATGTTCTAGGAACCACATTAGAATCTTGTTGTATTGATCCTATGACTGGTTACTGGAGAGATGGTTATTGCCGTACTGCAAATGAAGATCAAGGCACGCACGTGGTATGCGCCATAATGACCCAAGAATTTCTAGACTTTACAAAGTCTAAAGGAAATGACCTTACTAGACCTATACCTGCATATCAATTCCCAGGCTTGAAACCTGGAGACAAGTGGTGCTTGTGCATTCTAAGATGGCTGGAGGCCGAAAAGGTAGGAAAAGCTCCTAAGGTTTCACTCAAATCTACTGATGATAAAGCTTTAGAATACACTACCATAGAGTTATTACAAAAATATGTCGTAGATGAGTAG
- a CDS encoding patatin-like phospholipase family protein: MRKSKIILLFIVLALAKADYLLAQQNETSSRPKIGLVLSGGGAKGLAHIGTLKIIDSLGIKIDYIAGTSMGAIIGSSYASGYTGKQLDSIFKTLDFDKIISDDIPRSAKTFFERRSNEKYAITLPFKDFQVQIPSSLSKGQNIYDLLSGLLYHVKDIDDFSELPIPFLCIATDITTGEEVVLDSGYLPKAVNASGALPSLFAPVDINGKLLIDGGVTDNYPIQKLRDRGMDIIIGVDVQDDLKSLEELDSALDILSQINNFRTINDMKEKAPETDVYIMPDISSFSVVSFEKGREIIKKGELAARRQMEQLKALSATDYQKPELQIKARDSVYINDINVDGNNNYTRAYIVGRFKVKTPGKIAYDDINIAINNLQASDNFAKINYEIIGSGEDATLNIEVVESDVRNYLRLGLHYDELLRSAALINLSRKNVLFNSDIISADVIVGDNLRYNFDYYIDKGRYWSIGIHSEFLKFQKDVKASLVQEIGNIPSLGVNNIDLEYRDWTQQLYVQTRINKSINFISGAEIKTLDVFTETLTTPDPDDNDITDFSNGTLGSIYGKVLLDSYDNAFLPSSGWRIDGDFHLYLFNTEFGERFNEFSMAQLQVGRAQSFGNLTLRGNAHIGITIGDTDNSAMDFFLGGYGSRRINNLVPFFGYDFISAGGDTIIKALFEIDYEIFKKNHIIFSSNFASVEDNLFETKDWFTNARYTGYAIGYGMETFLGPIEVKYTFSPQQDDGQVFVNLGFRF; encoded by the coding sequence ATGAGGAAGAGTAAGATCATATTACTTTTTATTGTTCTCGCTCTTGCGAAAGCGGACTATCTTCTAGCGCAACAGAATGAAACTTCTTCACGACCTAAAATAGGATTAGTGCTATCTGGTGGCGGCGCAAAAGGTCTTGCACACATAGGCACGTTAAAAATCATTGACTCCTTAGGTATCAAAATAGATTACATTGCTGGAACAAGTATGGGAGCGATAATAGGCTCTTCATATGCGTCTGGTTATACCGGCAAACAACTGGACTCAATATTCAAAACTTTGGACTTTGATAAAATCATCTCTGACGATATACCTCGTAGCGCCAAAACTTTCTTTGAACGTAGAAGCAATGAAAAGTATGCGATCACATTACCTTTCAAAGATTTTCAAGTGCAAATCCCTTCTTCACTAAGCAAGGGACAGAACATTTATGATCTTTTATCTGGATTGTTGTATCATGTAAAGGACATCGATGACTTTAGTGAGTTACCTATTCCATTTTTATGTATTGCGACAGATATTACCACGGGAGAAGAGGTTGTTTTAGACAGTGGTTATTTACCTAAAGCAGTAAATGCTAGCGGTGCACTACCTTCGCTTTTTGCGCCTGTTGACATCAACGGTAAACTTTTAATTGATGGCGGCGTTACAGATAATTACCCTATTCAAAAATTAAGAGATCGTGGAATGGACATTATTATAGGAGTAGATGTTCAGGACGATTTAAAATCTCTTGAAGAGCTGGATAGCGCACTCGATATCCTTTCTCAAATCAATAATTTCAGGACGATCAATGACATGAAAGAAAAAGCACCTGAAACAGATGTTTATATCATGCCAGATATCTCGTCGTTCTCTGTGGTGTCCTTTGAAAAAGGGAGAGAAATTATCAAAAAGGGAGAGCTCGCCGCAAGAAGACAAATGGAACAACTGAAGGCTCTCAGTGCAACAGATTATCAAAAACCTGAGTTGCAAATAAAAGCTCGGGATAGTGTTTATATAAATGATATAAACGTTGATGGCAATAACAATTATACCAGAGCTTATATAGTAGGTAGATTTAAAGTTAAAACACCAGGAAAGATCGCTTATGATGATATTAATATAGCTATTAATAATTTACAAGCCTCAGATAATTTTGCCAAAATCAACTATGAAATCATAGGGTCTGGAGAAGATGCCACTTTAAACATTGAAGTTGTAGAAAGCGATGTACGTAACTATCTACGTCTAGGATTGCACTATGATGAATTGCTAAGAAGTGCTGCACTAATTAACCTATCTAGAAAAAATGTGCTTTTTAATAGTGATATTATCTCTGCAGACGTTATTGTAGGAGATAACCTCCGATACAACTTCGACTATTATATCGATAAAGGAAGATACTGGTCCATAGGGATTCATAGTGAGTTTTTAAAATTTCAAAAAGATGTAAAAGCCTCCTTAGTTCAGGAAATAGGGAACATACCATCTTTAGGAGTAAATAATATCGACTTAGAATATAGGGACTGGACGCAACAATTGTATGTACAAACTAGAATTAACAAATCCATTAATTTTATCTCAGGTGCCGAAATTAAAACTCTTGATGTTTTTACAGAAACCTTGACCACTCCAGATCCAGATGATAATGATATAACGGACTTCTCAAATGGTACTCTAGGTAGTATTTATGGTAAGGTTCTACTTGATTCTTATGATAATGCATTCTTGCCTTCTTCGGGCTGGAGAATAGATGGAGATTTTCATCTGTACCTTTTTAATACCGAATTTGGCGAGCGTTTTAATGAATTTTCTATGGCTCAGTTGCAGGTAGGTCGTGCACAGAGTTTTGGTAATTTAACGTTACGCGGTAATGCGCACATTGGGATTACCATAGGTGACACAGATAACTCTGCGATGGATTTTTTCTTAGGAGGCTATGGCTCAAGACGCATTAATAATCTCGTCCCGTTTTTTGGATATGACTTCATAAGTGCTGGTGGAGACACTATAATTAAAGCGTTATTTGAAATCGATTATGAAATTTTTAAAAAAAACCACATCATCTTTAGTTCTAATTTTGCAAGTGTAGAAGATAATTTATTTGAAACTAAGGACTGGTTTACAAATGCCCGCTATACAGGTTATGCCATAGGCTATGGAATGGAAACTTTTTTAGGACCTATTGAAGTTAAATACACGTTCTCACCACAACAAGATGATGGGCAAGTTTTTGTCAATCTGGGATTCAGGTTCTAA
- a CDS encoding CCC motif membrane protein, translated as MENDTPNYSNKPPYGNSGQQPYQNQGQQRSGQNQYQNQGNYQFPYQGEKLPGDPSALTLGIVSLVLFFMGCICYGIPSIITLILGIIGLVIANRSLATYQEDPSKYSQSTVKSVNAGKVINIISVALSGLTCLIFLIIALFFGGIFLSIMNGEFEGFEDFKNQQEQESIYEDDNSYSDDDWQYNDDTEAESIELENDSVPVFEEMEEEEL; from the coding sequence TTGGAAAACGACACACCAAATTATTCAAACAAGCCTCCTTACGGGAACTCGGGACAGCAACCTTATCAAAACCAAGGACAACAGCGGTCTGGACAGAATCAGTATCAAAATCAGGGGAATTATCAATTTCCCTATCAAGGAGAAAAATTACCTGGAGACCCTAGCGCATTGACTTTAGGAATAGTTTCTTTAGTGCTGTTTTTTATGGGGTGTATTTGCTATGGTATTCCATCAATTATTACCTTAATACTAGGAATCATAGGACTAGTAATTGCTAATAGAAGTTTAGCTACTTATCAGGAAGACCCATCAAAATATAGTCAAAGTACGGTAAAGAGTGTCAACGCAGGTAAAGTAATCAATATTATAAGCGTAGCCCTTTCTGGATTGACTTGTCTCATATTTTTAATCATCGCGTTGTTCTTTGGTGGTATTTTCCTTTCTATCATGAATGGTGAATTTGAAGGTTTTGAAGACTTTAAAAATCAACAAGAGCAAGAATCAATTTATGAAGACGACAATTCATACTCTGACGATGACTGGCAATACAACGATGATACTGAAGCAGAAAGCATAGAATTAGAAAATGATTCTGTACCTGTTTTTGAAGAGATGGAAGAGGAAGAATTATAA
- the trxA gene encoding thioredoxin, protein MSSFKEITNSDTPVLIDFFATWCGPCQTMMPVLDKLKEELGDKVRILKIDVDKNQALATKFQIRGVPAFMIFKNGKQIWKGAGVQPLHELKAQIDKAAAAV, encoded by the coding sequence ATGTCTAGTTTTAAAGAAATAACAAATAGTGATACGCCGGTTTTAATTGACTTTTTTGCCACATGGTGTGGACCTTGTCAAACCATGATGCCTGTTTTAGATAAATTAAAAGAAGAACTAGGTGATAAGGTGCGTATTTTAAAAATTGATGTAGATAAAAATCAAGCACTGGCAACTAAATTTCAAATAAGAGGAGTTCCAGCTTTTATGATTTTTAAAAATGGGAAACAAATTTGGAAAGGAGCTGGAGTACAACCTTTACATGAGTTGAAAGCTCAAATTGATAAAGCAGCAGCAGCGGTTTAG
- a CDS encoding type I phosphomannose isomerase catalytic subunit: MKFYPLKFKPVFHYRIWGGERLKTHFRKDYEEESIGETWEISAVPGSETLVENGVYTGKTIYELVTEYKEDFIGKSVYQKYKGEFPLLIKFIDAKKPLSIQVHPNDQLAKERHNSFGKNEMWYIMPSFEDATITVGFNQEIDKESYQEHLKNNTLTEVLNEIKVSEGDAFYIPTGRIHAIGKGVVLAEIQQSSDVTYRIYDYDRKDAVTGKKRELHTDHALDAIDFELQDSYHTDYDRKINQTNELINTPFFNSNFLQVQGELNRDYSQLDSFVIYMCVKGNGTLINDGTSYKLGFGECLLLPAGLAEVQLEATHMELLEIYM, from the coding sequence ATGAAGTTTTATCCCCTAAAATTTAAACCAGTATTTCACTACCGTATTTGGGGTGGTGAACGTCTCAAAACACATTTTCGTAAAGATTATGAGGAAGAATCTATAGGTGAAACTTGGGAAATTAGTGCAGTTCCAGGAAGTGAGACCCTAGTGGAAAATGGAGTCTATACAGGTAAAACCATTTATGAGTTGGTCACTGAATATAAGGAAGATTTTATAGGGAAATCAGTTTACCAAAAATATAAAGGCGAGTTTCCATTGCTTATCAAATTCATAGATGCAAAAAAGCCTCTTTCTATACAAGTGCATCCTAATGATCAACTGGCTAAAGAGCGTCACAATTCTTTTGGTAAAAATGAAATGTGGTATATCATGCCTTCTTTTGAAGATGCCACTATAACTGTAGGTTTTAATCAAGAAATAGATAAGGAATCTTATCAAGAACACCTTAAAAATAATACGCTTACAGAGGTTTTAAATGAAATTAAAGTAAGTGAAGGTGATGCCTTTTATATTCCTACAGGTAGAATACACGCCATAGGAAAAGGAGTTGTGCTTGCAGAGATCCAGCAATCGTCTGACGTGACTTATCGTATCTATGATTATGACCGTAAAGATGCTGTCACGGGCAAGAAACGTGAGTTACATACAGATCATGCACTAGACGCTATAGATTTTGAACTGCAAGATTCTTATCATACCGATTATGACAGGAAAATAAACCAGACTAATGAGCTGATTAATACGCCTTTTTTCAATTCTAATTTTCTACAAGTTCAAGGTGAGTTGAATAGAGATTATTCACAATTAGATTCATTTGTAATTTATATGTGTGTCAAAGGAAACGGTACTTTGATAAATGACGGAACAAGTTATAAATTGGGTTTTGGTGAGTGTTTATTACTTCCTGCAGGATTAGCAGAAGTACAATTAGAAGCAACACATATGGAGCTACTAGAAATCTACATGTAG
- a CDS encoding DUF3108 domain-containing protein has translation MKKIIFIMITVFTVSTAFTPVQPPEETVEDQLAFKNGEWFKFRIHYGIFNASYAELKVNKSRLKGKPVYHIKGTGKSTGLLHLFFKVDDNYETYIDRETVKPYRFVRKIDEGGHTKDIQIDFDHESGTALVHDKKHKTKSTVKIAPSTQDMMSAFYHLRNMVDIDSLQLGDEFTLPMFFDKENFDFKLKYLGEEVVKTKFGNVASLKFRPYVQSGRVFEEEESLTVWISKDENKIPLKIKAKLAVGSLTADLDAFKGLKHSFKIIADR, from the coding sequence ATGAAAAAGATTATTTTTATAATGATAACTGTATTTACTGTATCAACAGCATTTACACCTGTTCAACCACCTGAAGAAACTGTTGAAGACCAACTTGCTTTTAAAAATGGAGAGTGGTTTAAATTCAGGATTCACTACGGTATTTTTAATGCCAGTTATGCAGAGCTTAAAGTAAACAAGTCCAGACTTAAAGGAAAACCAGTTTATCACATAAAAGGAACTGGAAAATCCACTGGTTTACTCCACCTATTTTTTAAGGTAGATGACAATTATGAAACTTACATAGACCGTGAAACGGTAAAACCTTACCGCTTTGTTAGAAAAATAGATGAAGGTGGCCACACTAAAGATATTCAAATAGATTTTGATCACGAATCTGGAACGGCTTTAGTACACGATAAAAAACACAAGACAAAATCTACCGTTAAAATAGCACCATCTACTCAAGATATGATGAGTGCCTTCTACCACTTAAGAAATATGGTAGACATCGATAGCCTTCAATTGGGTGATGAGTTTACATTGCCTATGTTTTTTGATAAAGAAAACTTTGATTTTAAACTGAAATACCTCGGTGAAGAAGTTGTTAAAACTAAGTTTGGTAACGTGGCTTCTTTAAAATTTAGGCCCTATGTACAGTCAGGACGTGTATTTGAAGAAGAGGAAAGTCTTACCGTATGGATTTCTAAAGATGAGAACAAGATACCTCTCAAGATTAAGGCAAAGCTAGCTGTAGGATCTCTAACAGCTGATCTTGATGCTTTTAAAGGACTCAAACATTCCTTCAAAATCATAGCTGATCGATAG
- a CDS encoding tryptophan 2,3-dioxygenase family protein: MSAEISPEIANRIKLLEDKFKHSGQDMLSYLDGLLYDTYTTYWDYIRLDTLLSLQVPSTEFPDEMIFIGYHQITELYFKLIIHEQKQVIENEHLTGAFFHEKAVRINRYFQVLINSFEVMIKGMEREQFLKFRMSLLPASGFQSAQFRMIEFYSTSLLNLVHPSVRSRFRESDNQNSNEDLYENIYWKKGGIDMYTGEKTLTLKQFEKRYTPRFLRIAKEVENTNLNQRFIALPEEEKTPELIDALRSLDQNLNINWKLMHTGAAHRYLRKEGQAVQATGGTNWKEFLPPSFQKISFFPSLWSDQEHGDWGKEWVNHVLNTK; this comes from the coding sequence ATGTCAGCAGAAATCAGCCCAGAGATTGCAAACCGGATTAAGTTACTTGAAGACAAGTTTAAACATTCTGGACAAGACATGCTTTCTTATCTCGATGGCTTGCTCTACGACACTTATACCACATACTGGGATTATATAAGACTAGACACTTTACTTAGCCTTCAAGTTCCTTCTACTGAGTTTCCTGATGAGATGATCTTCATAGGTTATCATCAAATTACGGAATTGTACTTTAAACTCATCATCCATGAGCAAAAGCAAGTTATAGAAAATGAGCACCTCACTGGAGCTTTCTTTCATGAAAAAGCCGTGCGCATTAACAGGTATTTTCAGGTATTGATTAATTCTTTTGAAGTTATGATCAAAGGAATGGAAAGAGAACAGTTTCTCAAGTTTAGAATGTCTCTTCTGCCTGCTAGTGGTTTTCAAAGTGCACAATTTAGAATGATTGAATTCTATAGTACTTCGCTTTTGAATTTAGTGCATCCGTCGGTTAGGTCTCGCTTTCGCGAAAGCGATAATCAAAACAGCAACGAAGATCTTTATGAAAATATCTACTGGAAAAAAGGCGGTATAGATATGTACACTGGAGAAAAGACACTGACACTAAAACAATTTGAAAAACGTTATACTCCTAGATTTTTGAGAATCGCAAAAGAAGTAGAGAATACTAATTTGAATCAGCGTTTTATCGCCTTACCAGAAGAAGAAAAAACTCCAGAACTAATAGATGCACTACGTTCTCTTGATCAAAATTTAAATATCAACTGGAAATTAATGCACACAGGCGCTGCTCATCGCTATTTGCGTAAAGAAGGACAAGCCGTTCAAGCCACAGGAGGAACTAACTGGAAAGAGTTTTTACCACCTAGCTTTCAAAAAATATCATTTTTCCCATCACTTTGGAGCGATCAAGAACATGGAGATTGGGGAAAAGAATGGGTTAATCATGTATTAAATACAAAATAA